A DNA window from Hemibagrus wyckioides isolate EC202008001 linkage group LG11, SWU_Hwy_1.0, whole genome shotgun sequence contains the following coding sequences:
- the wiza gene encoding protein Wiz isoform X2, translating to MEKGGEMEKGGEMEKGGEMEKGGEMEKGGETARNDAAEVAVSEQRRGDNEAESVHVCEVCGMCFETRRGLSSHARSHLRQLGVCMSESSGAPISLLYELITERDGALPFTPKHTYTHRAKHTSKRRAKHSSGTKLKIKIGELVKRQCVSVPVSLRDSSSSSSFSSSSSSPLHHHKPLKLPKTSPTFPALSKSLGDPQETDSPLDLMEMSGVSQRDCVHVCELCGAWYETKKGLVSHARTHLHHFGVELDPKAPPIQVLHDLLQREAGLTEQWACSDPPVPPPLKKSNPSSIRKKTQRDSDSLKIANCEFCGENFKKTQSLASHARSHLRQLGVTDWTAHGSPMATLRELMARRSCSGLSRPTLTTPLTPAQAKPSSEALPTPVPGPTPVRVPKARKGSRMAVSKPKDEPVELDISAGQSTKTTSTPPSQMNLTTDQSAADHNRVPANQNITPDDKVEVAVAEPVKCDYCGDLFDSRKALSCHARAHLRQLGVKWAPCASPIDTLHELMVREGRWQEPENTPSPVDFCREKTETDGAGSACEATCELCGFDFENRKALASHARAHLRQQGEQWSSSQSPIVALSQWMSREPEKVAALHQLYMQGTLPQIRKRRVFSPFRSSDANSAFSGVSRPSLAARQGKTGAGLSCSPSSHRKMSSHRPASRSAVDHGSDRRPPKLFPLRMGGAESLKRVGNAPSLVPRPPETSLVKLVGKIYSLKCRFCEQVFSGPLSVQEDWLIHLRHHILNLRPDHARSPAPLLPHSESAQLIGQAV from the exons ATGGAGAAGGGTGGAGAAATGGAGAAGGGTGGAGAAATGGAGAAGGGTGGAGAAATGGAGAAGGGTGGAGAAATGGAGAAGGGTGGAGAAACGGCACGAAACGATGCTGCTGAGGTTGCAGTTAGTGAGCAGCGAAGAGGTGACAATGAGGCTGAGT ccgtgcatgtgtgtgaggtgtgtggaaTGTGTTTTGAGACTAGGCGAGGGTTATCGAGCCACGCCCGCTCTCACCTGCGTCagttgggtgtgtgtatgtcagagaGCAGCGGTGCCCCCATCAGCCTGCTGTACGAACTGATCACTGAGAGGGATGGGGCTTTGCCCTttacacccaaacacacatacacacacagagccaaacACACCAGTAAACGTAGAGCCAAACACAGTTCAGGAACTAAACTGAAGATCAAAATCGGTGAGTTGGTGAAGAGACAGTGTGTTTCTGTCCCTGTTTCACTGAGAgactcctcctcttcctcctccttctcctcatcctcatcatctcctcttcatcaccacaaaccaCTGAAACTACCCAAGACCTCACCCACTTTCCCAGCTCTGTCTAAATCATTGGGAGATCCACAGGAAACAGACTCGCCCCTTGACctga TGGAGATGTCGGGTGTGTCCCAGCgtgattgtgtacatgtgtgtgagctgtgtgggGCATGGTATGAGACGAAGAAGGGCCTGGTCAGTCACGCTCGAACTCACCTGCACCATTTTGGAGTGGAGCTGGACCCTAAAGCCCCACCCATACAGGTCCTGCATGATCTACTCCAAAGGGAGGCAGGGTTAACAGAGCAGTGGGCATGTTCTGACCCACCGGTCCCACCTCCTCTTAAAAAGAGCAATCCCTCATCAAttagaaagaaaacacagagagaca GTGATTCATTAAAGATTGCGAACTGTGAGTTTTGTGGAGAGAATTTTAAGAAGACTCAGAGTTTGGCGAGCCACGCCCGGTCTCACCTGCGCCAACTCGGCGTCACTGATTGGACCGCTCACGGCTCACCGATGGCGACACTCAGAGAGCTGATGGCCCGCCGTAGCTGTAGTGGTTTATCTCGGCCTACACTGACCACACCCTTGACCCCAGCTCAAGCCAAACCTTCATCTGAAGCTCTGCCCACACCTGTGCCAGGCCCCACCCCTGTCCGAGTGCCAAAAGCTAGAAAGGGTTCGCGGATGGCTGTGTCTAAACCAAAGGATGAGCCGGTGGAGTTGGACATCTCTGCTGGACAATCTACAAAAACTACATCTACACCCCCATCTCAGATGAATTTaactactgaccaatcagctgCTGATCACAATAGagttccagccaatcagaatatAACTCCAG acgaCAAGGTGGAGGTGGCTGTGGCCGAGCCTGTGAAGTGTGATTACTGCGGTGATCTGTTTGATAGCCGTAAAGCTCTGTCGTGCCACGCCCGTGCTCACCTGCGTCAACTGGGAGTGAAGTGGGCACCGTGCGCTTCACCCATCGACACGCTGCATGAGCTGATGGTCAGAGAGGGCAGATGGCAGGAGCCAGAGAACACACCGTCACCTGTGGACTTCtgcagagagaaaacagagacagacggCGCAGGTTCAG CTTGTGAAGCTACGTGTGAGCTCTGTGGATTTGACTTTGAGAACAGGAAAGCGTTGGCCAGTCACGCACGCGCACATCTCCGCCAGCAGGGTGAGCAGTGGAGCTCTAGCCAATCGCCAATTGTTGCCCTCAGCCAGTGGATGAGCAGAGAGCCGGAGAAGGTTGCTGCCCTTCATCAGCTCTACATGCAGGGGACATTACCACAGATTcgcaag agACGTGTCTTCTCTCCATTTCGCTCCTCTGATGCCAACTCTGCTTTCTCTGGTGTAAGTCGCCCCTCTCTTGCAGCTCGGCAGGGTAAAACTGGGGCAGGTCTCTCTTGCTCCCCCTCCTCCCACAGGAAAATGTCATCACATCGCCCCGCCTCCCGCTCAGCTGTTGATCATG GTTCTGACCGTCGGCCACCTAAACTGTTCCCTCTCAGAATGGGGGGGGCGGAGTCTCTGAAGCGTGTGGGTAATGCCCCGTCTCTGGTGCCCCGCCCACCAGAAACCAGTCTGGTTAAATTGGTGGGGAAGATTTACTCATTGAAGTGCAG gttctgTGAGCAGGTGTTTAGTGGACCCCTCTCTGTGCAGGAAGACTGGCTCATCCATCTGCGACATCACATCCTTAATCTCAGACCGGATCATGCccgtagccccgcccccttatTACCTCATTCAGAATCTGCTCAGCTGATTGGCCAAGCTGTGTAG
- the wiza gene encoding protein Wiz isoform X1, giving the protein MEKGGEMEKGGEMEKGGEMEKGGEMEKGGETARNDAAEVAVSEQRRGDNEAESAVHVCEVCGMCFETRRGLSSHARSHLRQLGVCMSESSGAPISLLYELITERDGALPFTPKHTYTHRAKHTSKRRAKHSSGTKLKIKIGELVKRQCVSVPVSLRDSSSSSSFSSSSSSPLHHHKPLKLPKTSPTFPALSKSLGDPQETDSPLDLMEMSGVSQRDCVHVCELCGAWYETKKGLVSHARTHLHHFGVELDPKAPPIQVLHDLLQREAGLTEQWACSDPPVPPPLKKSNPSSIRKKTQRDSDSLKIANCEFCGENFKKTQSLASHARSHLRQLGVTDWTAHGSPMATLRELMARRSCSGLSRPTLTTPLTPAQAKPSSEALPTPVPGPTPVRVPKARKGSRMAVSKPKDEPVELDISAGQSTKTTSTPPSQMNLTTDQSAADHNRVPANQNITPDDKVEVAVAEPVKCDYCGDLFDSRKALSCHARAHLRQLGVKWAPCASPIDTLHELMVREGRWQEPENTPSPVDFCREKTETDGAGSACEATCELCGFDFENRKALASHARAHLRQQGEQWSSSQSPIVALSQWMSREPEKVAALHQLYMQGTLPQIRKRRVFSPFRSSDANSAFSGVSRPSLAARQGKTGAGLSCSPSSHRKMSSHRPASRSAVDHGSDRRPPKLFPLRMGGAESLKRVGNAPSLVPRPPETSLVKLVGKIYSLKCRFCEQVFSGPLSVQEDWLIHLRHHILNLRPDHARSPAPLLPHSESAQLIGQAV; this is encoded by the exons ATGGAGAAGGGTGGAGAAATGGAGAAGGGTGGAGAAATGGAGAAGGGTGGAGAAATGGAGAAGGGTGGAGAAATGGAGAAGGGTGGAGAAACGGCACGAAACGATGCTGCTGAGGTTGCAGTTAGTGAGCAGCGAAGAGGTGACAATGAGGCTGAGT CAgccgtgcatgtgtgtgaggtgtgtggaaTGTGTTTTGAGACTAGGCGAGGGTTATCGAGCCACGCCCGCTCTCACCTGCGTCagttgggtgtgtgtatgtcagagaGCAGCGGTGCCCCCATCAGCCTGCTGTACGAACTGATCACTGAGAGGGATGGGGCTTTGCCCTttacacccaaacacacatacacacacagagccaaacACACCAGTAAACGTAGAGCCAAACACAGTTCAGGAACTAAACTGAAGATCAAAATCGGTGAGTTGGTGAAGAGACAGTGTGTTTCTGTCCCTGTTTCACTGAGAgactcctcctcttcctcctccttctcctcatcctcatcatctcctcttcatcaccacaaaccaCTGAAACTACCCAAGACCTCACCCACTTTCCCAGCTCTGTCTAAATCATTGGGAGATCCACAGGAAACAGACTCGCCCCTTGACctga TGGAGATGTCGGGTGTGTCCCAGCgtgattgtgtacatgtgtgtgagctgtgtgggGCATGGTATGAGACGAAGAAGGGCCTGGTCAGTCACGCTCGAACTCACCTGCACCATTTTGGAGTGGAGCTGGACCCTAAAGCCCCACCCATACAGGTCCTGCATGATCTACTCCAAAGGGAGGCAGGGTTAACAGAGCAGTGGGCATGTTCTGACCCACCGGTCCCACCTCCTCTTAAAAAGAGCAATCCCTCATCAAttagaaagaaaacacagagagaca GTGATTCATTAAAGATTGCGAACTGTGAGTTTTGTGGAGAGAATTTTAAGAAGACTCAGAGTTTGGCGAGCCACGCCCGGTCTCACCTGCGCCAACTCGGCGTCACTGATTGGACCGCTCACGGCTCACCGATGGCGACACTCAGAGAGCTGATGGCCCGCCGTAGCTGTAGTGGTTTATCTCGGCCTACACTGACCACACCCTTGACCCCAGCTCAAGCCAAACCTTCATCTGAAGCTCTGCCCACACCTGTGCCAGGCCCCACCCCTGTCCGAGTGCCAAAAGCTAGAAAGGGTTCGCGGATGGCTGTGTCTAAACCAAAGGATGAGCCGGTGGAGTTGGACATCTCTGCTGGACAATCTACAAAAACTACATCTACACCCCCATCTCAGATGAATTTaactactgaccaatcagctgCTGATCACAATAGagttccagccaatcagaatatAACTCCAG acgaCAAGGTGGAGGTGGCTGTGGCCGAGCCTGTGAAGTGTGATTACTGCGGTGATCTGTTTGATAGCCGTAAAGCTCTGTCGTGCCACGCCCGTGCTCACCTGCGTCAACTGGGAGTGAAGTGGGCACCGTGCGCTTCACCCATCGACACGCTGCATGAGCTGATGGTCAGAGAGGGCAGATGGCAGGAGCCAGAGAACACACCGTCACCTGTGGACTTCtgcagagagaaaacagagacagacggCGCAGGTTCAG CTTGTGAAGCTACGTGTGAGCTCTGTGGATTTGACTTTGAGAACAGGAAAGCGTTGGCCAGTCACGCACGCGCACATCTCCGCCAGCAGGGTGAGCAGTGGAGCTCTAGCCAATCGCCAATTGTTGCCCTCAGCCAGTGGATGAGCAGAGAGCCGGAGAAGGTTGCTGCCCTTCATCAGCTCTACATGCAGGGGACATTACCACAGATTcgcaag agACGTGTCTTCTCTCCATTTCGCTCCTCTGATGCCAACTCTGCTTTCTCTGGTGTAAGTCGCCCCTCTCTTGCAGCTCGGCAGGGTAAAACTGGGGCAGGTCTCTCTTGCTCCCCCTCCTCCCACAGGAAAATGTCATCACATCGCCCCGCCTCCCGCTCAGCTGTTGATCATG GTTCTGACCGTCGGCCACCTAAACTGTTCCCTCTCAGAATGGGGGGGGCGGAGTCTCTGAAGCGTGTGGGTAATGCCCCGTCTCTGGTGCCCCGCCCACCAGAAACCAGTCTGGTTAAATTGGTGGGGAAGATTTACTCATTGAAGTGCAG gttctgTGAGCAGGTGTTTAGTGGACCCCTCTCTGTGCAGGAAGACTGGCTCATCCATCTGCGACATCACATCCTTAATCTCAGACCGGATCATGCccgtagccccgcccccttatTACCTCATTCAGAATCTGCTCAGCTGATTGGCCAAGCTGTGTAG